In a genomic window of Temperatibacter marinus:
- a CDS encoding glutathione S-transferase family protein: MTITLYGYATSPFVRKVACYLHYKKLSFEFVGVSPVEPEKTIGFTKGSQVPVLKIGDEWRLDSSSIGLWLDEVYPERRLVSDNAEDREIALAIDQWISEQFIPGIVFRPALDGEMNEGFKKRAWRLASIVSSGAELSETVQKSWPDLLRQAPFIHHIVNQLDLSEPLEAMQMRLFMELTQYLDTGPYLGKLDKPSLADFAIYAQMMFFYQVGLVKDLPVLAHPTVGPWLKRVSEHLPQNPWCVDETFITNSWPFG, from the coding sequence ATGACGATTACTTTATATGGGTATGCGACGAGTCCTTTTGTCAGAAAAGTTGCCTGTTATTTACATTATAAAAAGTTATCATTTGAATTTGTCGGTGTTAGTCCTGTTGAGCCCGAGAAAACCATTGGCTTTACAAAGGGATCACAAGTTCCTGTATTGAAAATAGGAGATGAGTGGCGCCTAGATTCGTCTTCTATTGGTTTATGGCTTGATGAGGTTTATCCTGAAAGACGGCTGGTCAGTGACAACGCCGAAGACCGTGAAATTGCTCTTGCAATTGATCAGTGGATCAGTGAGCAGTTTATTCCTGGAATTGTCTTTCGCCCAGCATTGGACGGGGAAATGAACGAGGGCTTTAAGAAGCGTGCGTGGCGTCTGGCAAGTATTGTATCGAGTGGCGCTGAGTTATCAGAAACAGTCCAAAAGTCTTGGCCGGATTTGCTGCGGCAGGCGCCTTTTATCCATCATATTGTTAATCAGCTTGATCTCAGTGAACCCTTGGAAGCGATGCAAATGCGCTTGTTTATGGAATTGACTCAGTATTTGGACACAGGCCCTTATTTAGGAAAATTAGATAAACCATCGCTCGCTGATTTTGCAATCTATGCTCAGATGATGTTTTTTTATCAAGTCGGTTTAGTAAAGGATCTACCTGTGCTTGCCCATCCGACTGTTGGGCCATGGCTCAAGAGAGTCAGCGAACATCTTCCCCAAAACCCTTGGTGTGTCGACGAGACCTTTATAACCAATTCTTGGCCATTTGGGTGA
- a CDS encoding SRPBCC family protein, with protein MFHIKIEEILKKDIDAVFNMLAAHGNYGNFRGVKDAQLLEEGVSEKNGEGALRYIDLGMVRFEERIVKFERPFRIDYLIEKTSPLPFEHDLGSICLSECAEGTKVTWTSIGRVSVPLLGRLFLDRKFETQAARGFRSVLKQIETAEMEVQ; from the coding sequence ATGTTTCATATTAAAATTGAAGAAATTCTTAAAAAAGATATTGATGCAGTATTTAATATGCTGGCTGCTCATGGAAATTACGGCAATTTCCGTGGTGTAAAGGATGCTCAGTTACTTGAAGAAGGCGTTTCGGAGAAGAATGGGGAGGGCGCCTTAAGATATATTGATTTGGGTATGGTTCGTTTTGAAGAGCGGATTGTAAAGTTTGAAAGACCCTTTAGAATAGATTATCTCATTGAAAAAACGAGCCCTTTGCCATTCGAGCATGATCTTGGGTCTATTTGCCTAAGCGAATGTGCAGAGGGTACTAAAGTTACTTGGACGTCCATCGGACGAGTATCCGTTCCTTTACTCGGGCGCTTATTTCTTGACCGAAAGTTTGAAACTCAAGCGGCGCGAGGGTTTCGCTCTGTGCTGAAACAGATTGAAACTGCAGAAATGGAAGTACAATGA
- a CDS encoding haloalkane dehalogenase has product MMKIERTPDQYFENLPDYDFEPTYTTIKDEDGTDIRIHSIDIGPKDADPILLMHGNPTWSFLYRHVIKGLIPTGRRIIALDLVGCGRSDKPAKRKYYTLARHHEWYSKWLEANDLNNITLVCQDWGGTLGLKLVADYPDRFDRIFATNTGLPIGNGGNSWMRWWLRLMKFSLVFPWKMAFEKGFRRNFPTSDVLAAYKAPFPEKKYQAGILKFPQLIAIFPDNPGVSANRDAWAKLANYHKPLLTVFGNKDPITRGGHKVLMRQIPGSTNQNHAILEGVGHFSPEEAPEELLEYLIPFIDT; this is encoded by the coding sequence ATGATGAAAATTGAAAGAACGCCGGATCAATATTTTGAAAATTTACCTGATTATGATTTTGAACCGACTTACACGACAATTAAAGATGAAGACGGCACAGATATTCGAATTCACAGTATAGATATAGGCCCAAAGGATGCCGATCCTATTTTGCTAATGCATGGTAATCCAACATGGTCGTTTCTTTATCGCCATGTCATCAAAGGATTAATCCCTACAGGGCGGAGAATTATTGCATTGGATTTAGTCGGCTGTGGTCGGTCTGATAAGCCTGCAAAAAGAAAATATTACACCTTGGCCCGTCATCATGAATGGTATTCAAAATGGTTAGAGGCGAATGACCTAAATAACATTACGCTAGTATGTCAGGACTGGGGAGGCACCTTAGGGCTAAAACTGGTTGCAGATTATCCAGATAGGTTCGATCGTATTTTTGCGACGAATACTGGCTTGCCAATTGGTAACGGAGGCAATAGTTGGATGCGTTGGTGGTTGCGCCTTATGAAATTTTCTCTTGTATTCCCATGGAAAATGGCTTTTGAAAAAGGATTTCGAAGAAATTTCCCCACGTCAGATGTTCTGGCAGCATATAAAGCCCCATTTCCAGAGAAAAAATACCAAGCTGGCATTTTAAAATTTCCACAACTCATCGCAATATTCCCTGACAACCCTGGTGTATCAGCCAATAGGGATGCTTGGGCGAAACTAGCTAACTATCATAAACCTTTACTGACTGTATTTGGAAATAAAGACCCCATAACCCGGGGAGGGCATAAAGTATTGATGAGACAGATTCCAGGCAGTACTAATCAAAATCATGCAATTTTAGAAGGCGTAGGTCATTTTTCACCTGAAGAAGCCCCAGAAGAATTGTTAGAGTATTTGATCCCGTTTATAGACACCTAA
- a CDS encoding DUF2855 family protein gives MKNTELWTKKSNLRKTRTVESDLMPLQEGGIRVSVDKFALTSNNVGYAMSGEMIGYWHYFPTGEDDWGKVTVWGMADVIESNCAEISVGERLYGFFPMSRYLDMIPGRIKEGYFFDESSHRASLPALYNQYSRTQGEPEGMRALENERCILFPLFMTGFVIADFMLDHDWFNAGQIIVGSVSSKTGIGTASFIKKNGYKGQLIGLTSAGNKDFVKGLDICDQVVTYDAIKSLAQTSSVYIDMSGDAATRLALHTHLESDLQSSQIVGATHWEDASMKQEVPGVRPAFFFTPGQIDKRNKEWGPGVLMEKATVASAGLAVCLKGQLSVERHQGAEACAQIWLDMLDNKISGKRGILVSL, from the coding sequence ATGAAAAATACTGAATTATGGACCAAAAAGAGTAACTTACGAAAAACGAGAACTGTTGAGTCTGACCTGATGCCTCTTCAAGAGGGTGGAATTCGTGTATCGGTCGATAAATTTGCTCTTACATCAAACAATGTTGGCTATGCCATGAGTGGCGAGATGATAGGCTATTGGCACTATTTTCCGACGGGTGAAGACGATTGGGGTAAAGTGACTGTATGGGGCATGGCGGATGTCATTGAAAGCAACTGTGCTGAAATTTCGGTTGGTGAGCGGCTGTACGGCTTTTTCCCGATGAGCCGTTATCTTGATATGATACCAGGAAGAATTAAAGAAGGGTATTTTTTTGATGAGTCTTCTCATCGCGCAAGTTTGCCTGCGCTCTATAATCAATATTCTCGGACTCAGGGAGAGCCAGAAGGCATGAGAGCATTAGAAAATGAACGGTGCATTTTATTTCCATTATTTATGACAGGATTTGTGATCGCTGATTTTATGCTAGATCATGATTGGTTTAACGCAGGTCAAATCATTGTGGGATCTGTTTCTTCAAAAACAGGCATCGGCACGGCTTCTTTTATCAAAAAGAATGGCTATAAAGGTCAACTGATTGGCTTAACTTCTGCTGGTAATAAAGACTTTGTCAAAGGATTAGATATTTGTGATCAAGTCGTGACTTATGATGCTATTAAATCCCTAGCACAAACATCATCCGTCTATATAGATATGTCAGGGGATGCAGCTACTCGATTAGCCTTACATACGCATTTAGAAAGTGATCTGCAATCGAGTCAAATTGTTGGCGCAACACACTGGGAGGATGCATCCATGAAGCAAGAGGTTCCTGGTGTACGTCCTGCCTTTTTCTTTACACCCGGCCAAATTGATAAACGCAATAAAGAATGGGGACCTGGCGTTCTAATGGAAAAAGCTACTGTCGCTAGTGCAGGATTAGCAGTATGCCTGAAGGGCCAGTTAAGTGTTGAGCGACATCAGGGTGCTGAAGCTTGTGCTCAAATCTGGTTAGATATGCTCGATAATAAAATATCAGGAAAACGCGGAATTCTTGTGTCGCTCTAG
- a CDS encoding NADP-dependent oxidoreductase, with protein MDITQVRTTQFHDGSTDDIFALTHDPLPDMQEGDVRIRMDTISLDPAMRGWTTNVKSYMPPVQPGDIMRCFGVAEVLESNSKYFQAGDWVTGFLGVQTHGILNQRELRKIDLTYGEPKDFLSGLGMTGYTAYFGMTDIGKPKKGDTVVVSAASGAVGSVASQIAKLAGAYVVGIAGGPEKCAFLKGTLKLDGVIDYKNEDIYEALKRECPKGIDVYFDNVGGQTLEAAISLANYQSQIVICGAISQYGDFSAIQGPANFLKVISSSLKIQGFTMKDYFHLIPEALKYLIAAKQEGKIVFREHMLEGIENFGEAMKMVYAGKNHGKLLLKVAK; from the coding sequence TTGGATATTACACAGGTCAGAACGACTCAGTTTCATGATGGATCAACAGATGATATTTTTGCTCTTACTCATGATCCATTACCTGACATGCAGGAGGGTGATGTTAGGATTCGCATGGATACCATCTCTCTTGACCCTGCTATGCGGGGTTGGACGACGAATGTAAAAAGTTATATGCCCCCCGTTCAACCTGGGGACATCATGCGTTGTTTTGGTGTCGCAGAAGTTCTCGAGAGTAATTCTAAGTATTTTCAAGCTGGCGACTGGGTGACTGGGTTTTTAGGTGTACAGACGCACGGTATCTTAAATCAGCGCGAATTACGGAAAATTGATCTGACATATGGCGAGCCAAAAGACTTTTTAAGTGGGCTCGGTATGACGGGATATACCGCCTATTTCGGGATGACAGATATCGGTAAGCCTAAAAAAGGCGATACTGTCGTTGTCTCAGCAGCCAGCGGCGCAGTCGGTAGTGTTGCTTCGCAGATTGCTAAACTGGCAGGCGCATACGTTGTAGGGATCGCGGGCGGCCCTGAAAAATGTGCCTTTTTGAAAGGCACACTAAAATTGGATGGGGTGATCGACTATAAAAATGAAGATATTTATGAAGCGTTGAAACGCGAGTGCCCTAAAGGGATTGATGTTTACTTTGATAATGTTGGTGGTCAAACACTAGAAGCAGCAATTTCTTTGGCAAATTATCAATCACAAATTGTTATATGTGGGGCTATCTCTCAGTATGGAGATTTTAGTGCTATTCAAGGTCCAGCGAACTTCCTAAAAGTCATCTCCAGCAGCTTAAAAATTCAGGGGTTTACTATGAAAGATTATTTTCATCTCATTCCTGAGGCCCTTAAGTATCTCATTGCAGCCAAGCAAGAAGGGAAAATTGTTTTTCGAGAACATATGCTAGAAGGTATTGAGAACTTTGGAGAGGCCATGAAGATGGTCTACGCAGGGAAAAATCACGGTAAACTCTTATTAAAGGTGGCAAAATGA
- a CDS encoding glutathione S-transferase family protein — protein sequence MTDKPYILYGMMASLYTAKVRAYMRFHGVNFVERAAGLPEFTQNIVPKVQRWIIPTVVTPEDHIIQDGTVILDYLNQEEPNKGSIHPDTPVLQSIAHLFELFGGEGLLRPAMHYRWNFDEANLDFLKLAFRDVLPPNLSTEEQEGFFLHASGRMRKATIQFGVKDENQKDVEDSYDEFLTYIEAHLTNHPFLLGGRPTIADYGLFGPLFAHLGRDPKPLSIMQKKAPHLFQWVERMNAPAGNENHLYISSKGDLFSDDAIPDTLIKLMAYVAEEYLPEITSHVGFANDWLEKNTHIESGTSGLDNPSKRSIGYASFDWRGKTNSSAVMLYRFYLLQRLTDYFGDLSAEGQRPVCDIFSKSNLTSILTLKTQRRIIRKECLEVWK from the coding sequence ATGACGGACAAACCATACATTTTATATGGCATGATGGCTTCGCTCTATACGGCAAAAGTCAGAGCCTATATGCGCTTTCATGGGGTTAATTTTGTTGAACGGGCTGCAGGGTTACCAGAGTTTACTCAGAATATTGTTCCAAAGGTTCAGCGATGGATTATCCCAACTGTTGTCACCCCTGAAGATCATATTATTCAAGATGGTACAGTGATTCTTGATTATCTGAATCAAGAGGAACCCAATAAAGGGTCTATTCATCCAGATACGCCCGTTTTGCAGTCTATTGCTCACCTCTTTGAACTGTTTGGAGGGGAGGGACTGCTGCGTCCAGCGATGCATTACAGATGGAATTTTGATGAGGCTAATTTAGACTTTCTTAAGTTAGCGTTCCGAGATGTTTTACCCCCAAATCTCTCGACAGAAGAGCAAGAAGGCTTTTTTCTACATGCCAGTGGACGTATGAGAAAGGCAACCATTCAATTTGGTGTTAAAGATGAGAACCAAAAAGATGTAGAAGACTCGTATGATGAGTTTTTAACTTATATTGAAGCCCATCTTACTAATCATCCTTTCTTATTAGGCGGGCGGCCGACGATCGCTGATTACGGTCTTTTTGGACCTCTTTTTGCACATTTAGGCCGTGATCCAAAGCCATTGTCGATTATGCAAAAAAAAGCACCGCATTTATTCCAGTGGGTTGAAAGAATGAATGCGCCAGCTGGTAATGAGAACCATCTGTATATCTCATCAAAGGGTGACTTATTTTCTGATGATGCAATTCCAGATACCTTGATCAAACTTATGGCTTATGTGGCGGAAGAATATTTACCTGAAATAACTTCACATGTTGGATTTGCAAATGACTGGCTTGAAAAAAATACTCACATTGAATCAGGAACGAGCGGATTAGATAATCCATCTAAACGAAGTATTGGATATGCGTCCTTTGATTGGCGCGGTAAGACAAACAGCAGTGCTGTCATGCTTTATCGTTTCTACCTTTTACAGCGCTTAACAGATTATTTTGGTGATTTGAGTGCAGAAGGTCAAAGGCCTGTATGTGATATTTTCAGTAAATCAAATTTGACATCGATTTTAACACTTAAAACACAGCGTCGCATAATTCGTAAAGAGTGTCTGGAAGTTTGGAAATAA
- a CDS encoding MBL fold metallo-hydrolase: MKKVSTLVFLLVTMILYANRDTISMRVFGKIMESRLTVSLSIDLVDGLHVGLCGAGSPLPDPARSAPCTLVIAGSHHFLFDAGHTGNIGLMGFTPGKLDAVFLTHFHSDHIGDLGEIAMQRWVSANHTSPLPVYGPVGVQTIVNGFNQAYSSDSFYRTAHHGEAIAPTAGKGLIAKPFLARGEEKFIIYQDGDTTISAFKVGHAPVEPSVGYRIDYKGRSVLISGDTVKTNSVMTSAKNVDLLIHEGLSKRLVKIAENSAKAVGQKTMAKIFYDIQDYHTDPEEAAELAQKAGVRHLVFTHIVPMLPLPGMKKAFLGKSDEIFDGPITIGQDGDFFSLPAGSDQIVIDNRL, translated from the coding sequence ATGAAGAAAGTAAGCACCTTAGTTTTTCTATTAGTTACCATGATACTATACGCTAATCGTGATACCATAAGCATGAGAGTATTCGGAAAGATTATGGAATCTCGGCTTACAGTTTCATTATCCATAGACCTTGTTGACGGTTTACATGTTGGACTTTGTGGCGCGGGTTCTCCCTTACCTGATCCTGCAAGAAGCGCCCCGTGCACACTTGTCATTGCGGGCTCTCATCATTTTCTATTTGATGCTGGCCATACTGGCAACATTGGCTTAATGGGGTTTACCCCAGGAAAACTTGATGCTGTCTTTTTGACCCACTTTCATTCAGATCATATTGGAGATCTCGGTGAAATTGCCATGCAACGCTGGGTTTCTGCCAATCATACAAGTCCACTGCCTGTCTACGGGCCAGTTGGTGTGCAGACGATCGTCAACGGATTTAACCAAGCCTATTCATCTGATAGCTTTTATCGTACAGCACATCACGGGGAAGCAATAGCCCCCACGGCAGGCAAAGGATTGATTGCAAAGCCTTTTTTAGCAAGAGGCGAAGAAAAATTCATCATTTACCAAGATGGAGACACTACTATTTCTGCTTTTAAAGTTGGTCATGCACCGGTAGAGCCATCTGTAGGCTATCGCATTGACTATAAAGGACGTTCTGTTCTTATAAGCGGCGATACAGTCAAAACAAATTCAGTGATGACCTCCGCCAAAAATGTGGACCTTTTAATTCACGAAGGATTATCTAAAAGGTTAGTTAAAATCGCAGAAAACAGTGCCAAGGCCGTTGGTCAGAAGACAATGGCTAAGATATTCTATGATATTCAAGACTACCATACTGACCCTGAAGAAGCGGCAGAACTAGCCCAAAAGGCAGGTGTCAGGCATCTTGTATTTACTCATATTGTTCCAATGCTCCCTTTACCGGGGATGAAAAAGGCCTTCCTTGGCAAGTCAGATGAAATCTTTGATGGACCAATCACCATTGGGCAAGACGGTGATTTCTTTAGCCTTCCTGCCGGATCTGACCAAATAGTTAT